From one Macaca nemestrina isolate mMacNem1 chromosome 5, mMacNem.hap1, whole genome shotgun sequence genomic stretch:
- the LOC139363194 gene encoding homeobox protein notochord, with product MPSPRPRGSPPPAPSGARVRSPRSGRPPAPRFPTGPNTPRAPRRFESPFSVEAILARPDPCTPAASQPSGSACAHPAFWTAPFLCATPGLPWACPASWLPAYLSVGLYPVPGPRMAPVCGLRGFGVTGLELAHCSGLWAFPDWAPTEDLRDTERQQKRVRTMFNLEQLQELEKVFAKQHNLVGKKRAQLAARLKLTENQVRVWFQNRRVKYQKQQKLRAAVISAEAASLDEPSSSSNANIQSDDAESGVDG from the coding sequence ATGCCCAGCCCCAGGCCGCGAGGCAGCCCGCCGCCCGCTCCCTCGGGCGCTCGGGTCCGGTCTCCGCGCTCGGGCCGCCCTCCGGCGCCTAGGTTCCCCACCGGCCCGAACACGCCCCGCGCTCCCAGACGCTTCGAGTCCCCCTTCTCTGTCGAGGCCATCCTGGCGAGGCCCGACCCCTGCACGCCGGCGGCCTCCCAGCCGTCGGGCTCCGCCTGCGCCCACCCGGCCTTCTGGACCGCTCCTTTCCTGTGCGCCACCCCGGGCCTGCCCTGGGCGTGCCCGGCATCGTGGTTGCCCGCCTACCTGAGCGTGGGTCTCTACCCTGTGCCAGGGCCGCGCATGGCTCCCGTCTGCGGCCTGCGGGGCTTCGGCGTCACAGGGTTGGAGCTAGCTCATTGCTCAGGACTCTGGGCCTTCCCAGACTGGGCCCCAACGGAGGACCTAAGGGACACTGAGAGACAGCAAAAGAGAGTCCGAACTATGTTTAACTTGGAGCAGCTGCAAGAGTTGGAGAAAGTGTTTGCAAAACAGCACAATCTGGTGGGGAAGAAGAGAGCCCAGCTGGCAGCTCGGCTCAAACTTACAGAGAACCAGGTGAGAGTCTGGTTCCAGAACCGCAGGGTCAAGTATCAGAAGCAGCAAAAGCTGAGGGCAGCGGTTATATCTGCCGAGGCTGCCTCCCTGGATGAGCCTTCCAGCAGCTCCAACGCCAATATCCAGAGTGATGATGCCGAGTCAGGAGTAGACGGCTGA
- the LOC105491596 gene encoding olfactory receptor 2J3: MNDDGKVNASSEGYFILVGFSNWPHLEVVLFVVVLIFYLMTLIGNLFIIILSYLDSHLHTPMYFFLLNLSFLDLCYTTSSIPQLLVNLWGPEKTISYAGCMIQLYFVLALGTTECVLLVVMSYDRYAAVCRPLHYTVLMHPRFCHLLAVASWVSGFTNSALHSSFTFWIPLCGHHQVDHFFCEVPALLRLSCVDTHVNELTLMITSSVFVLIPLILILTSYGAIVQAVLRMQSTTGLQRVFGTCGAHLMVVSLFFIPAMCIYLQPPSENSPDQGKFIALFYTVVTPSLNPLIYTLRNKDVRGAVKRLMGWE, encoded by the coding sequence ATGAATGATGATGGAAAAGTCAATGCTAGCTCTGAGGGGTACTTTATTTTAGTTGGATTTTCTAACTGGCCTCATCTAGAAGTAGTTCTCTTCGTGGTTGTCTTGATCTTCTACTTGATGACACTGATAGGAAATCTGTTCATCATCATCCTGTCATACCTGGACTCCCATCTCCACACTCCCAtgtactttttccttttaaacctCTCATTTCTGGATCTCTGCTACACCACCAGCTCTATCCCTCAGTTGCTGGTTAATCTCTGGGGCCCGGAAAAAACCATCTCTTATGCTGGTTGCATGATTCAACTTTACTTTGTTCTTGCACTGGGAACCACAGAGTGTGTCCTACTGGTGGTGATGTCCTATGACCGTTACGCAGCTGTGTGTAGACCTTTGCATTACACTGTCCTCATGCATCCTCGTTTCTGCCACCTGCTGGCTGTGGCTTCTTGGGTAAGCGGTTTTACCAACTCAGCACTTcattcctccttcaccttctggaTACCCCTGTGTGGACACCACCAAGTAGATCACTTTTTCTGTGAAGTTCCAGCACTTCTGCGATTATCGTGTGTTGATACCCATGTCAATGAGCTGACCCTCATGATCACAAGCTCCGTTTTTGTTCTCATACCTCTCATCCTCATTCTCACTTCTTATGGTGCCATCGTCCAGGCTGTACTGAGGATGCAATCAACCACTGGGCTTCAGAGAGTGTTTGGAACATGTGGAGCCCACCTTATGGTTGTATCTCTCTTTTTCATTCCGGCCATGTGCATATATCTCCAGCCACCATCAGAAAATTCTCCTGATCAAGGCAAGTTCATTGCTCTCTTTTATACTGTTGTCACACCTAGTCTTAACCCTCTAATCTACACCCTCAGAAACAAAGATGTAAGAGGGGCAGTGAAGAGACTAATGGGGTGGGAGTGA